One genomic region from Yarrowia lipolytica chromosome 1C, complete sequence encodes:
- a CDS encoding uncharacterized protein (Compare to YALI0C03696g, similar to Saccharomyces cerevisiae MOH1 (YBL049W); ancestral locus Anc_7.492, weakly similar to uniprot|P38191 Saccharomyces cerevisiae Yippee-like protein YBL049W) gives MGFVCSHYFDEPCIYCCISCKSHLSRNDDLKSKSFKGKFGDAFLFDQVVNVKKAEPVLKNMITGQYLVQDITCAQCGSDVGWTYVKSLEEAEKYKEGMYILEVEKICLSKRDGFMRDSSVKESTRGVQSVWTFSRERL, from the exons ATGGGGTTCGTCTGCTCACATTACTTCGATGAGCCATGCATTTACTGCTGCATTTCGTGCAAGTCACATCTCAGTCGCAACGACGATCTCAAGAGCAAG tcaTTCAAGGGCAAGTTTGGAGACGCCTTTCTGTTTGACCAGGTGGTGAATGTGAAAAAGGCCGAGCCCGTGCTCAAAAACATGATCACGGGGCAGTACCTGGTGCAGGACATCACTTGTGCCCAGTGTGGCTCCGATGTCGGCTGGACCTACGTCAAGAgcctggaggaggctgaaaaGTACAAGGAAGGCATGTATATTCTCGAGGTGGAAAAGATATGTCTTTCCAAGCGCGACGGCTTTATGCGCGACAGCAGTGTAAAGGAGAGCACCAGGGGCGTTCAGTCGGTTTGGACCTTTTCAAGGGAGAGGTTGTAG
- a CDS encoding uncharacterized protein (Compare to YALI0C03784g, similar to Saccharomyces cerevisiae POP4 (YBR257W); ancestral locus Anc_1.346, weakly similar to uniprot|P38336 Saccharomyces cerevisiae YBR257W RNases MRP/P 32.9 kDa subunit (RNA processing protein POP4)), with the protein MRANFKYFFLPITMNINKQKLSIEEGLLKQAGYRGSEIDELISQRYSMGGTQKPILVLTPNEGQTGVAEVWKAPQEIVKTPRTKKQRLLNDHKPRVALSQFLKDAKTHQKTIKGVMERIYRSKSCDTTVTKKEMESWRQLPKYSTYTRLNKLWNGYITDLLMVKEGDDDINSAKKMNYAQKLTSADFNGAKITVIEARNPSIVGLTGIVAWEAKSNFVIVCEGGKCFEKMDSLEGMELDNPGKDTQVGGLKIVDKSGTRFIVHVDVGEMEFEIIGSRFLFRTADRSGKKFKPKNVDLL; encoded by the coding sequence ATGCGAGCTAATTTCAAATATTTCTTTCTACCCATCACCAtgaacatcaacaagcaAAAACTGAGCATCGAGGAGGGGCTGCTGAAGCAAGCGGGATATCGGGGTAGTGAGATTGACGAGCTGATCTCGCAAAGATACTCCATGGGAGGAACACAGAAACCGATTTTGGTGTTGACGCCAAATGAGGGCCAAACGGGAGTTGCAGAGGTATGGAAGGCGCCtcaggagattgtcaagacGCCGCGAACCAAAAAACAACGTCTGCTCAACGACCACAAACCACGGGTGGCCCTTTCGCAGTTTTTGAAGGACGCCAAAACTCATCAAAAGACAATCAAGGGTGTCATGGAGAGAATATACCGGTCCAAAAGCTGTGATACCACCGTGACAAAGAAGGAAATGGAGTCGTGGCGTCAACTGCCAAAGTACTCAACCTACACAAGACTCAACAAGCTCTGGAATGGGTACATTACTGACTTGCTGATGGTCAAGGAAGGAGACGACGACATCAACTCggccaagaagatgaacTACGCCCAGAAACTCACTTCGGCGGACTTCAACGGTGCCAAAATCACAGTTATTGAGGCCAGAAACCCCTCTATCGTCGGTTTGACTGGTATTGTGGCGTGGGAAGCGAAATCAAATTTCGTTATTGTGTGTGAGGGAGGAAAGTGctttgagaagatggatAGCCTGGAAGGAATGGAGCTGGATAACCCTGGTAAAGACACACAGGTAGGAGGACTCAAGATTGTGGACAAGTCTGGAACTCGGTTCATTGTGCATGTTGATGTGGGAGAAATGGAATTTGAGATTATCGGGTCTCGGTTCCTGTTTAGAACCGCAGACAGATCAGGTAAGAAGTTCAAGCCCAAGAATGTTGATCTTTTGTAG
- a CDS encoding uncharacterized protein (Compare to YALI0C03718g, similar to Saccharomyces cerevisiae YBR271W; ancestral locus Anc_1.325, similar to KLLA0E21626g Kluyveromyces lactis IPF 2352.1) codes for MTEPDPPQLYTKPSADELITLLEKHSQNVIHNFESGVSNDPHNFYQWLTTLCASPLAWIEDEDQRDEIWQKAAQRIAERSGRTANPKMLRKIEIDTLPTISLVEPPLTGDFLGLKTWGSSFVLSQIFVSTPDLLKDTVLELGSGTGLCGIATSLLGHPTIATDLPEIVGNLETNFVENKIENFKTRTLDWTNPGSFLEDETTPNKYTTVVLADPVYSENHPPWIRDMLEQFLDRKSDSRAVICVPLRRKFDEVREQLWKLLDEAGFIRVRGGEVDDKDEFGHMVYTWGEWKWRDIV; via the coding sequence ATGACCGAACCCGACCCTCCGCAATTGTACACAAAGCCGTCTGCAGACGAGCTGATCACTCTTCTCGAGAAGCATAGCCAAAATGTGATCCACAACTTTGAGAGCGGCGTGTCAAACGACCCCCATAATTTCTACCAGTGGCTCACGACATTATGTGCCTCTCCTCTGGCATGGATTGAAGACGAGGATCAGCGAGACGAAATCTGGCAAAAAGCCGCTCAACGCATCGCCGAACGCTCCGGTCGAACTGCCAACCCCAAAATGCTGCGCAAAATCGAAATCGACACACTTCCCACCATTTCCCTGGTAGAGCCGCCTCTCACGGGCGACTTTCTCGGTCTAAAAACCTGGGGCTCGAGCTTCGTATTGTCTCAAATCTTCGTATCAACTCCTGATTTGCTGAAGGACACAGTCCTGGAGCTAGGATCCGGCACGGGGCTCTGTGGCATTGCTACATCTCTACTTGGTCACCCTACCATCGCTACTGATCTACCCGAAATCGTTGGGAACCTCGAAACCAACTTTGTCGAAAACAAAATTGAAAACTTCAAGACCCGTACACTTGATTGGACTAACCCTGGTTCGTTCTTGGAGGACGAAACAACCCCAAACAAGTACACTACAGTTGTGCTGGCAGACCCAGTATACTCTGAGAACCACCCTCCGTGGATCAGAGACATGCTCGAGCAGTTTCTGGACAGAAAGAGCGACTCTAGAGCTGTTATCTGTGTTCCTCTGCGACGCAAGTTCGATGAGGTGCGAGAACAGCTCtggaagctgctggatgaAGCTGGTTTCATTAGAgtgagaggaggagaagtcgACGACAAGGATGAATTTGGACATATGGTGTACACCTGGGGCGAGTGGAAGTGGAGGGATATTGTTTGA
- a CDS encoding uncharacterized protein (Compare to YALI0C03762g, similar to Saccharomyces cerevisiae YJL046W; ancestral locus Anc_1.347, similar to uniprot|Q8AWD3 Brachydanio rerio Similar to lipoyltransferase (Fragment)), which translates to MIRRIQTLRTIKRPQICYTNRHQHRYNSTVTLETIASQPGPQIFVSAISDPFLNLALEEFLYDHMPARDPKSEPNPDPDALSNNRLVIYVNSPCVVIGRNQNPWREANIPVLESLRIPMIRRKSGGGTVVHDLGNVNYCFMTSNEDFSREKHSKMIMESVNAVGDAPGGPNVELKLNSRFDIVDISDNKVSGSAYKIQRHKAYHHGTMLLNSKLDVLKALLHRGENLGVIEGNGTASVKSPVTNIGMEKNLFIETVIKGFSGMYGVDFEDESGPFVQLNVIQQSDLPEKVYNTAEEMKTYHWAYGQTPKFTHVIKNDDLDVEVEFFVEKGILKDVKADSEHLQQFKYLKSVAQNEGVQYIGGKIAAFVTDERLGDWIAKTIDGSGTEKEEIVLVGKKEKSLKDMLG; encoded by the coding sequence ATGATCCGACGAATACAGACATTAAGAACCATCAAACGACCTCAAATATGTTACACAAACCGACACCAGCATCGCTACAACTCGACCGTGACCCTAGAGACCATTGCATCCCAACCAGGACCTCAGATCTTCGTTTCGGCCATTTCTGATCCATTTCTGAATCTCGCGTTGGAGGAATTTCTGTACGACCACATGCCTGCACGTGATCCGAAATCTGAACCCAATCCCGATCCTGACGCTCTTTCCAACAACCGATTAGTCATCTACGTCAACTCTCCCTGCGTGGTAATCGGACGAAATCAAAATCCCTGGCGAGAAGCCAACATTCCTGTGCTCGAGAGTCTTCGGATTCCAATGATCCGGCGGAAATCCGGCGGTGGAACAGTTGTACACGATCTGGGAAACGTCAATTACTGTTTTATGACGAGTAACGAGGATTTCTCGCGAGAGAAGCACTCCAAAATGATTATGGAGAGTGTCAATGCAGTTGGAGATGCGCCGGGAGGTCCCAATGTCGAGCTGAAGCTGAATTCGCGCTTTGATATCGTCGATATTAGTGACAACAAGGTATCTGGATCTGCATACAAGATTCAAAGACACAAGGCGTACCACCACGGAACTATGCTGTTGAACTCGAAACTTGACGTGCTGAAGGCCTTATTGCATCGGGGAGAGAACCTGGGCGTCATCGAGGGCAACGGAACGGCATCTGTCAAGTCACCGGTCACTAATATTGGTATGGAAAAGAATCTGTTTATTGAAACAGTCATCAAGGGCTTCTCTGGCATGTATGGAGTTGATTTCGAGGACGAAAGCGGGCCTTTTGTGCAACTCAACGTGATCCAGCAGTCGGACTTACCCGAGAAGGTATACAACACCGccgaggagatgaagacgTACCACTGGGCATATGGACAGACTCCCAAGTTTACCCACGTGATCAAGAATGATGATCTGGACGTGGAAGTCGAGTTTTTCGTGGAAAAAGGAATTCTGAAGGACGTCAAGGCCGATTCAGAGCACCTGCAGCAGTTCAAGTACCTTAAGAGTGTGGCGCAAAACGAGGGAGTTCAATACATTGGAGGAAAAATAGCGGCTTTCGTGACAGACGAGAGGCTGGGAGACTGGATTGCCAAGACAATTGATGGAAGTGGAacggagaaggaagagatTGTGCTAGTtggaaagaaggaaaagtcTCTGAAGGATATGCTAGGTTAA
- a CDS encoding uncharacterized protein (Compare to YALI0C03674g, similar to uniprot|P13188 Saccharomyces cerevisiae YOR168W Glutaminyl-tRNA synthetase (EC 6.1.1.18) (Glutamine--tRNA ligase) (GlnRS), similar to Saccharomyces cerevisiae GLN4 (YOR168W); ancestral locus Anc_6.51) — translation MSDVAELSTKLEHLGFAEPKIKEVLKNKKVAASFNDILNVVNVGKDEKRAALLHNLASSSKDAKDEAVIKKRNEVASAIADGRIKTNVQLDAAWKWAQDLHSSESLDQAAGVGIEVTRDDVYREIAAYIAANKAQLEEERYKALPGVMVAAKKIPALKWANPADFKPVIDEQLKELLGPKDERDLVKKKAPKAKPAAKDAAKKEEPEKVSATAMFTTGFLGNLHKTGENPQANMERMVEHLKATKGQVFTRFPPEPNGYLHIGHSKAITVNFGYAQFNKGKCYLRFDDTNPEAEEERFFTSIRETIEWLGFEPYKVTYSSDYFQELYDLAEKLIECGGAFVCHQTAEEMKASRGVSEGSRGGERVPSPWRNRTVEENLVEFRKMRDGHYKPGEAVLRMKQDLNNPNPQMWDLVAYRVLNAPHHRTADKWKIYPTYDFTHCLVDSLENISHSLCTTEFYLSRESYEWLCDAVDVYRPAQREYGRLNITGTVLSKRKIAKLVSEGHVRGWDDPRLFTLVAIRRRGIPPGAILNFVSTLGVTTAESNIQHSRFENNVRKYLEDTTPRLMMVLDPVKVTIENLPEDHFEEFDMPFGKNDERSRKVPFTRELYIDRSDFEESAGKEFFRLTATQPVGLLKVPHNISLKEVKKDAAGNITELICHLDNDIPFKKPKTYIQWVPECAAKKSPVKISETRIFKQLFKSENPQGHPDGYLADLAEESEVIHKHALVEPGFYDVKENSPWVTGEHTGKEKKGSPESVRFQALRVGYFCMDKDSTEKDIVLNQIVSLKEDNQKK, via the coding sequence ATGTCCGACGTTGCCGAGCTCAGCACCAAGCTGGAACATCTCGGTTTTGCCGAGcccaagatcaaggaggtgttgaaaaacaaaaaggtCGCCGCCTCCTTCAacgacattctcaacgTAGTGAACGTGGGCAAGGACGAGAAGCGAGCTGCTCTACTCCACAACCTCGCCTCGTCctccaaggacgccaaggatGAAGCCGTgatcaagaagcgaaaTGAGGTCGCCTCTGCCATTGCCGACGGCCGAATCAAGACCAACGTGCAGCTGGACGCCGCCTGGAAGTGGGCCCAGGACCTACACAGCTCCGAGAGCCTCGATCAGGCTGCTGGCGTGGGCATTGAGGTCACCCGGGACGACGTTTATCGTGAGATTGCCGCCTACATTGCCGCAAACAAGGCTcagctcgaggaggagcgatACAAGGCCCTGCCTGGTGTCATGgtggctgccaagaagatcccTGCTCTCAAGTGGGCCAACCCTGCCGACTTTAAGCCCGTGATCGacgagcagctcaaggagcttcTGGGACCCAAGGATGAGCGAGATCtcgtcaagaagaaggcgcccaaggccaagcctgctgccaaggatgctgccaagaaggaggagcctgaGAAGGTGTCTGCCACCGCCATGTTCACCACCGGTTTCCTGGGCAACCTGCACAAGACTGGAGAGAACCCTCAGGCCAACATGGAGCGAATGGTTGAGCATCtcaaggccaccaaggGCCAGGTTTTCACCCGGTTCCCTCCCGAACCTAACGGATACCTGCACATTGGCCACTCCAAGGCCATCACCGTTAACTTTGGCTATGCCCAGTTCAACAAGGGTAAGTGCTACCTGCGATTTGACGACACGAACCctgaggccgaggaggagcgatTCTTCACTTCCATTCGAGAGACCATTGAGTGGCTGGGCTTCGAGCCCTACAAGGTCACCTACTCGTCGGACTACTTCCAGGAGCTGTACGACCTAGCTGAGAAGCTGATCGAGTGTGGAGGTGCGTTTGTGTGTCACCAGACCGCCGAGGAGATGAAGGCTTCCCGAGGAGTGTCTGAGGGATCTCGAGGAGGCGAGCGAGTGCCTTCTCCCTGGAGAAACAGAACCGTGGAGGAGAACCTGGTGGAGTTCCGAAAGATGCGAGACGGCCACTACAAGCCCGGAGAGGCAGTTTTGCGAATGAAGCAAGATctcaacaaccccaacccccaAATGTGGGATCTGGTTGCCTACCGAGTACTCAACGCTCCCCATCACCGAACTGCCGACAAGTGGAAGATTTACCCTACCTACGACTTCACCCACTGTCTGGTTGATTCGCTGGAGAATATTTCGCATTCGCTTTGTACCACCGAGTTCTACCTCTCCCGTGAGTCATACGAGTGGCTGTGTGACGCTGTGGACGTCTACCGACCAGCCCAGCGAGAGTATGGCCGACTTAACATCACTGGAACCGTTCTTTCCAAGCGAAAGATTGCCAAGCTCGTTTCTGAGGGTCATGTTCGAGGCTGGGATGATCCCCGTCTCTTCACTCTGGTCGCTATTCGACGGCGAGGTATTCCTCCTGGAGCCATTCTCAACTTTGTCTCCACTCTCGGTGTCACCACTGCCGAGTCCAACATTCAGCATTCTCGATTTGAGAACAATGTGCGGAAGTACCTTGAGGACACTACTCCTCGTCTCATGATGGTGCTGGACCCCGTCAAGGTGACCATTGAGAACCTGCCTGAGGACCACTTTGAAGAGTTTGACATGCCCTTTGGCAAGAATGACGAGCGGTCGCGAAAGGTGCCCTTCACCCGAGAGCTGTACATTGACCGAAGCGACTTTGAGGAGTCTGCTGGCAAGGAGTTCTTCCGACTCACTGCTACTCAGCCCGTGGGTCTGCTCAAGGTGCCCCACAACATttctctcaaggaggtcaagaaggatgcTGCTGGAAACATCACCGAGCTGATTTGCCATCTCGACAACGACATTCCCTtcaagaagcccaagacATACATCCAGTGGGTCCCCGAGTGTGCTGCCAAGAAGTCTCCCGTCAAGATTTCCGAGACCCGAATCTTCAAGCAGCTCTTCAAGTCCGAGAACCCTCAGGGCCACCCCGATGGATACCTTGCAGATCTTGCTGAGGAGTCCGAGGTCATCCACAAGCATGCTCTTGTCGAGCCCGGCTTCTACgacgtcaaggagaacTCTCCTTGGGTCACTGGTGAGCATACTggcaaggagaagaagggatCCCCCGAGAGTGTGCGGTTCCAGGCTCTTCGAGTGGGATACTTTTGCATGGATAAGGATTCTACTGAGAAGGATATTGTTCTGAACCAGATTGTTTCTCTGAAGGAGGATAACCAGAAGAAGTAA
- a CDS encoding uncharacterized protein (Compare to YALI0C03806g, no similarity), translated as MSYLSPSSFYSWLSGSKNSQRDTAEQLSTVNGGLVPLDPNQRVVTTLEDDDEYAVVGLRKLSYAEVVRLEGGKATPVPRIPNPKGATAQAPAPLVTEASVNRRAYEALADFSDEALGDAKYDPIRKSNRRKSFAGK; from the coding sequence ATGTCATACCTGTCGCCCTCTTCTTTCTACTCCTGGCTTTCGGGATCCAAGAACAGCCAGCGTGACACGGCAGAGCAGCTCTCGACAGTCAACGGCGGCCTGGTCCCCCTGGACCCCAACCAGCGGGTCGTCACAACcctggaggacgacgacgagtacgCAGTCGTGGGGCTGCGCAAGCTCAGTTACGCCGAGGTCGTCCGTCTCGAGGGAGGCAAGGCCACGCCCGTGCCTCGGAtccccaaccccaagggTGCCACCGCCCAAGCGCCCGCTCCTCTGGTGACAGAGGCCTCCGTGAACCGACGGGCGTACGAGGCGCTGGCGGACTTTTCCGACGAGGCTCTCGGGGATGCCAAGTACGACCCCATTCGCAAGTCCAACCGACGAAAGTCGTTTGCTGGCAAGTAA